One Planctomycetaceae bacterium genomic window, TCTTCGCTTTCGATGCCAAGCGAAGCGATTTCCGTCATTCCCCAATGATCGATCACGCGAGCATCCCAGGCTTTCTCAATTCGCTCCCGCGTGGCCGGAATCGTGCCGCCAGGTTCGCCTGCGACAATGAGCATGCGAACTGATGTTTCCTGCAGATCGATGCCAAGCCTTTCGGCCTCTTCAGCCATTCTTAATGCGTAGGTAGGTGTACAGCAGACAACAGTGGCTTCGTTTTCAATTAAGGCGTGCAACCTTACCGAAGTCGTCATTCCGCCGCCGGCAATACAAAAGTTATTCAAACGACATGCGCCTTCAAACGCAGCCCAGAATCCAATGAACGGCCCGAACGAAAACGGGAAAAATAATCGATCGTAAGGTTGAAGTCCGGCCAGCAGGTAGATCTGCCGCCAGCATTCCATGATCCAGTCCCAACTGTCTTTGGTATCCAGCCACCGCATCGGTCGACCAGTCGTGCCGGAGGTTTGATGCAGCCGTGTGTAGCGAGTCGACGGATAGCTTAGATTTGAACCGTACGGCGGCAGCCTTGTCTGGTTGTCCACCAGTTCCTGCTTGACCACCAATGGAAGCGCACTCAAATCGGCAAGTCCCCGAATCGATGCGACATCGACGCCCGCTTCCTCGTACTTGATCGTCCAGAAACGATTGCGGGGAATGACTGCCTGAAGCATCTCCACCAATCGGCGAGACTGAATGGCTTCCAATTGTGATCGATCGTTCCAGACGTCCTGAATGGTCAAACTCACGGAAAGGCGGCTCCATGTCATCAAGGTCATACCGGGAAATCACCCGTTCGGGGAAGGGACTGCACGCGCAGCCGGGCGTAACTTTAGATGTGTTTGGATGGAAAAACGAATCAAATGCCAGTCTGCGCGCTTGTCGTTCGTACAATCGGAATTTTCGATGAAGGCCACGACCGCCCAGGCCCGATAATCAGTGCTACGGGAAAAGGAGGATTGCTCGTGGTCGATTCCAATGCCAGGGAGGGCAATGGATTCTGCAAAGCCACCAGCAATGTGAGTTCACAACAGCGTCAAGCTGAAGGATTAGCGGATGCGACCCAAATTGCGATTATTCGTTGGGGCGGACGAAGAAAATACGGCCACAATTGCCGAACCTGAAGTCACAATTCGCCTGGAAGAACTCACCAGAATCCTTGCCGATGCAATTATCTGGGACCGCACATGGATCCACGACTTCGCCGACGACGAAGTCCGAATTTCCGCCGACCTCTATGATGTGATTTCGCTGTACTCTCACCTGCGTCCCAGCGCCTGACCAGAATCAGAATCGTGGACGCACGGCACCTCCGACGTGACGCTTTGGAAATCTGGGCAGCCGGCGTCGCAGCTGTGGATTCGGCCGAACTCGTTCGTAATACCATTCGTCTGAATCCGCAGATTCTCTCGATCGGTGAGACTGAACTTCCCCTGTCGCAAATTGGTCGCATCGAAATTGTCGGCGCGGGAAAAGCCGGTACCGGGATGGCTCTGGGAGCACAGGATGCTCTCACATCCATTCCACCGAACATCCAGGTTTCCGGTTGGGTGAACGTACCGGAAGACTGTCTGCCCAGGAAGGAACAGACAACCGGACTCATTCATTCAAGTCGCGTGCATCTGCATCCGGCCAGGCCCGCAGGTATCAATGAACCAACGAGGCAGGCAGTCAATGGCACCACAGAAATACTGCGACGCGTTTCGGCGCTGAACCACAACGATGTCTGCATCGTCCTGATTTCCGGCGGCGGCAGTGCACTGTTGTGTCAACCCGTCCCGGAAATCTCGCTGGCGGAAAAACTGCAGGTCACACGGCTCCTCGCCTCAGGCGGAGCCAACATCAATGAACTGAACTGCGTTCGCACCCATCTCTCCATGGTTAAAGGTGGAGGCCTCCGCAAAGCCTGTCGAGCCGGCCATCTGTTTACTCTGATTATTTCGGACGTCATCGGCGATCCGGTTTCCGTGATCGCGTCAGGCCCAACCGTTGAAACTCGAAGCAGCGCAGCCGATGCCATCACTGTGCTGAAACAACGCGGGCTGTGGGACTCCCCCGCGACTCCTGCATCGATTCTCGCATATCTCAGGAAGAGGGCGGACATGCCCCCGGAGATTAACACACCCGCCGGAGGCACCAGGTCCTTCAATCTGGTGATTGGAAATAACCGATCGGCCATTGAAGCGTCTTCAAAGGCCGCTCTGGCACTTGGCTATCAGATGGTTGAACCGGAATTTGACCAGCAGGGCGATGCCGCATCAGAAGGATATCGCCTCCAAATGGCCTTGCAGGGGATTCGGGACGCTGCGCCCAACCGTAAATTCTGCCTCCTGAGTGGTGGTGAACCCACAGTTCAGCTGAAAGCACTGCCCGCAGGTGCGCCCCGCAAGGGCGGACGTAACCAGGAGCTGGTACTGGCTGCCATCAACGCAAGTCGAGATCCTGACAATTGGAAGAACATCGCCCTGCTTTCCGGCGGGACCGACGGCGAAGATGGGCCAACAGATGCGGCTGGCGCAGTCGCCGATGCAGAACTTGTTCGAAGAATGCAGTCATCTCAGCTGGATCCTGCAGACTTTCTGCTGGTCAACAATTCTTACCCATTCTTCGAACAGCTGGATGGTTTAGTCAAGTCCGGCCCCACCCACACAAATGTCATGGACCTTCGCGTCGGGCTCACAGGCAGGCAGGATTAGCGAATCACGCGGACAGAACCTCAAATGGCAATGAGTGAATCTTCGTTCGGACTGACGATGGACAGTTGAATTCAGACTGAAATCCACTGCGTGAGATTTGCGAACCGGTCGTCCCGAACCAGTGGCCGCATTCCGGTAACCACCAGCACTCTTCCGCGATCGTTTCCGTGGTGCATCACAATTCGTTCTGTGAAAGCCCCCGGCAGAATGACTATTGCTTTCATACAAGCAAGCCCCTGATTTCACGCTCCTGATTTCACGTGAAACCAAGTTGTGTGCGGCCCCCGCACACGATGCGAGCCATTCTTCCCACAGTGCAGGATCAATATAGCTCCAACCTTCCAGACCTGTTATTCAGCGTAAGAAGGAACACTTGCATTCCACAAAATTCAGAAGAAAGGATTCACCATGGTTTCTTACAGATTGACCGTTGCTTTGCTGGCCGGACTGGCCGCACTGACCAGTGGAACCCTCCTGACGAACTCCGACAGTGACGCGCAGGACCGTGTGACCCCTATCCCTAATTCCATTC contains:
- a CDS encoding AMP-binding protein, whose protein sequence is MSLTIQDVWNDRSQLEAIQSRRLVEMLQAVIPRNRFWTIKYEEAGVDVASIRGLADLSALPLVVKQELVDNQTRLPPYGSNLSYPSTRYTRLHQTSGTTGRPMRWLDTKDSWDWIMECWRQIYLLAGLQPYDRLFFPFSFGPFIGFWAAFEGACRLNNFCIAGGGMTTSVRLHALIENEATVVCCTPTYALRMAEEAERLGIDLQETSVRMLIVAGEPGGTIPATRERIEKAWDARVIDHWGMTEIASLGIESEDRPGGLYLLETECIAEILDPETLQPVQKGQVGELVITNLGRIGSPLIRYRTRDLVKASPDADPTGRQLTWLEGGILGRSDDMVIVRGNNVFPSSIEAVIREIPQVAEFRIDVRTVRSMNELSISIEPVEDAAMSVDDLTSQVTSALRQRLGFGCEVVAVAPGQLPRFEMKSRRLYRQETEDPSS
- a CDS encoding DUF4147 domain-containing protein is translated as MDARHLRRDALEIWAAGVAAVDSAELVRNTIRLNPQILSIGETELPLSQIGRIEIVGAGKAGTGMALGAQDALTSIPPNIQVSGWVNVPEDCLPRKEQTTGLIHSSRVHLHPARPAGINEPTRQAVNGTTEILRRVSALNHNDVCIVLISGGGSALLCQPVPEISLAEKLQVTRLLASGGANINELNCVRTHLSMVKGGGLRKACRAGHLFTLIISDVIGDPVSVIASGPTVETRSSAADAITVLKQRGLWDSPATPASILAYLRKRADMPPEINTPAGGTRSFNLVIGNNRSAIEASSKAALALGYQMVEPEFDQQGDAASEGYRLQMALQGIRDAAPNRKFCLLSGGEPTVQLKALPAGAPRKGGRNQELVLAAINASRDPDNWKNIALLSGGTDGEDGPTDAAGAVADAELVRRMQSSQLDPADFLLVNNSYPFFEQLDGLVKSGPTHTNVMDLRVGLTGRQD